The Mesobacillus jeotgali genome window below encodes:
- the hisH gene encoding imidazole glycerol phosphate synthase subunit HisH, producing the protein MIGIVDYGMGNLFSVSKALERLDAPYFISQHKGNLMDADAMLVPGVGSFRDAMDELNRTGLTQMIRDFASTGKPVLGICLGMQLLFEESTENGLTKGLNLLPGKVERFTGVTAEGQPYKVPHMGWNKLRFMGASPLLDSLEEDYVYFVHSYFVKTNEPGVLVAVGDYYDVEVPAIVGRENIFGMQFHPEKSSGMGMALLRNFANLATERMSD; encoded by the coding sequence ATGATAGGCATCGTCGATTACGGCATGGGCAATCTGTTCAGCGTCAGTAAAGCGCTCGAACGGCTGGATGCGCCATATTTTATTTCACAACATAAAGGCAATTTAATGGATGCAGATGCGATGCTCGTCCCTGGTGTCGGTTCATTCCGAGATGCTATGGATGAATTGAACCGAACCGGTTTGACGCAAATGATCCGTGATTTTGCATCGACCGGCAAGCCTGTGCTCGGAATCTGCCTCGGCATGCAGCTGTTGTTTGAAGAAAGCACGGAAAATGGGCTGACAAAGGGTTTGAACCTGCTCCCTGGTAAAGTGGAACGTTTTACAGGAGTGACCGCAGAAGGCCAGCCTTATAAGGTTCCGCATATGGGCTGGAACAAGCTTCGTTTTATGGGTGCCTCGCCATTGCTGGACTCTCTTGAAGAAGATTATGTTTACTTTGTTCATTCTTATTTTGTAAAAACGAACGAGCCTGGAGTCCTGGTCGCGGTCGGAGATTATTATGATGTTGAAGTGCCTGCCATCGTTGGCCGGGAAAATATATTCGGGATGCAATTCCATCCGGAAAAAAGTAGTGGTATGGGAATGGCGTTGCTCCGGAATTTTGCCAACCTTGCAACAGAAAGGATGTCTGATTAA
- the hisB gene encoding imidazoleglycerol-phosphate dehydratase HisB, with protein MERTATVNRYTNETKIDLDFSIDGEGKTELETGVPFLSHMLDLFAKHGQFDLNVDAKGDVEVDGHHTTEDIGICIGQALREALGDKKGIKRYGNAFVPMDEALAQVVIDLSNRPHLEMRAEFPAQQVGTFDVELVHEFLWKLALEARMNLHVIVHYGKNTHHMIEAVFKALGRALDEATTIDPRVKGVPSSKGML; from the coding sequence ATGGAACGCACCGCAACGGTGAATCGATATACAAATGAAACAAAGATAGATCTTGATTTTAGTATAGATGGCGAAGGGAAAACGGAACTGGAAACTGGTGTCCCTTTTCTTTCGCATATGCTCGATTTGTTTGCAAAGCATGGACAATTTGATTTGAATGTAGATGCGAAGGGTGATGTAGAGGTGGATGGCCACCATACAACCGAGGATATTGGCATCTGCATCGGACAGGCGCTTCGCGAAGCACTCGGCGATAAAAAAGGGATCAAGCGCTATGGCAACGCCTTTGTTCCAATGGATGAGGCCTTGGCGCAGGTGGTCATCGATCTTAGCAACCGCCCGCACCTCGAAATGCGCGCAGAATTCCCTGCCCAGCAGGTGGGAACTTTTGATGTCGAGCTTGTCCATGAATTCCTGTGGAAGCTGGCACTCGAAGCAAGAATGAACCTGCATGTCATCGTCCACTACGGAAAAAACACTCACCACATGATCGAAGCAGTGTTCAAGGCCCTTGGCCGCGCGCTTGATGAAGCGACGACCATCGACCCGCGGGTAAAAGGAGTACCTTCATCGAAGGGAATGCTGTAG